One segment of Candidatus Falkowbacteria bacterium DNA contains the following:
- a CDS encoding DUF305 domain-containing protein: MIKTKARVKSKAKTKSIALAIDKPVSKTASMSCGTSCWICPLFKVMIVLFVIMIILWLGFFFGNLSAQSYIGSGYRGMSVTKTGCMKNLNAEKKMCNGAPVDQLASKINSVLKDKEGNEFDKEFLLEMTINHQATLEMAQLALTKSSRADIKTLAQSIIDSRTKELEQMKAWQTDWFTTK; this comes from the coding sequence ATGATTAAAACAAAAGCGCGTGTAAAAAGTAAAGCTAAAACAAAATCAATCGCCCTAGCAATCGACAAGCCGGTTTCTAAAACAGCTAGCATGTCATGTGGTACGTCATGCTGGATTTGCCCATTGTTTAAAGTAATGATTGTACTATTTGTAATTATGATTATTCTTTGGCTTGGCTTCTTTTTTGGAAACTTAAGTGCTCAAAGCTATATTGGTTCAGGCTACCGTGGGATGTCAGTAACAAAAACTGGCTGTATGAAGAATTTAAATGCCGAAAAGAAAATGTGTAATGGAGCACCAGTTGATCAGCTAGCCTCAAAAATAAACTCAGTTTTAAAAGATAAAGAGGGGAATGAGTTTGATAAAGAGTTTCTTCTTGAAATGACTATCAACCATCAGGCCACGCTAGAAATGGCTCAATTAGCACTAACTAAGTCTAGCCGAGCTGATATCAAGACTTTAGCTCAAAGCATTATTGATTCACGCACCAAAGAGCTTGAGCAAATGAAGGCATGGCAAACGGATTGGTTTACTACTAAGTAA
- a CDS encoding restriction endonuclease, whose translation MDKDIKKYSTEFSKLFFGTAVVAIIFLAIFEASTPIIIIVFFIIVISISFSTHKTIANEERKQHNNEIEKFQEQLKISVNNLEQARIDENLWKKTLLERASGFPSLINRILEYEKLRDDGTSYSLRVKSHPAYKASDVVKEEAKRRREAEFIRKKTEAIIEYYEYLAPFLLDVKEDVDIDQAEIFGEYTEEEQQDPAINYLTKEEYRKLPAVERNQLALDRFWKRPNKSKWLIGKLYERYVGYLYEKDGYNVEYHGIQYKLEDLGIDLICKKNNEIVLIQCKNWASFRTIYEKHIFQFFGTFFQYRDSNPGKKIRAVFCTTTKLSELATKFANALGIELKENFKFDQSYPCIKCNINNSTNEKIYHLPFDQQYDKTKILGKNEIYCRTTKEAEVAGFRRAFRWHGSKSDG comes from the coding sequence ATGGACAAAGATATAAAAAAATATTCAACAGAGTTCTCTAAGCTGTTTTTTGGCACAGCTGTTGTTGCTATTATTTTTTTAGCAATTTTCGAAGCTTCTACGCCAATAATAATTATAGTATTTTTTATAATTGTTATCTCTATCTCATTTTCGACACATAAGACTATAGCCAACGAAGAACGTAAACAACACAATAATGAAATAGAAAAATTTCAAGAACAGTTAAAAATCTCAGTAAATAACCTTGAGCAGGCTCGGATAGATGAAAATCTATGGAAGAAAACATTACTAGAAAGAGCTTCTGGATTTCCAAGTTTAATTAATAGAATTTTAGAATATGAAAAATTAAGAGATGATGGGACCTCTTATTCTCTAAGGGTTAAAAGTCACCCCGCTTATAAGGCTTCTGATGTAGTAAAAGAAGAGGCAAAAAGAAGACGAGAGGCAGAGTTTATTAGAAAAAAAACAGAAGCTATTATTGAATACTATGAATATTTAGCACCGTTTTTATTAGATGTAAAAGAAGATGTTGATATAGACCAGGCTGAAATTTTTGGAGAATATACAGAAGAGGAACAGCAAGATCCAGCGATTAACTATCTTACAAAAGAAGAATATAGGAAACTGCCAGCCGTCGAGAGAAATCAATTAGCATTAGATCGATTTTGGAAGCGCCCCAATAAGTCTAAATGGCTTATTGGTAAATTATATGAAAGGTATGTTGGATATTTGTATGAAAAAGATGGTTACAATGTTGAGTACCATGGGATACAATATAAACTAGAAGATCTAGGAATAGATTTAATTTGTAAGAAAAATAATGAAATAGTATTAATACAATGTAAAAATTGGGCGAGTTTTAGAACTATTTATGAGAAACATATCTTTCAGTTTTTCGGAACATTTTTTCAGTATAGAGATTCTAATCCTGGGAAAAAAATAAGAGCAGTTTTCTGCACAACTACAAAGCTATCTGAATTAGCCACAAAATTCGCAAATGCCTTGGGTATTGAATTGAAAGAAAATTTTAAATTTGATCAGTCTTACCCATGTATTAAATGTAACATAAATAATTCTACTAATGAAAAGATTTACCACCTACCATTTGATCAGCAATATGATAAAACTAAAATTCTTGGTAAAAATGAAATTTATTGCAGGACAACAAAGGAAGCTGAGGTCGCCGGATTTAGAAGGGCTTTCCGTTGGCATGGAAGCAAGAGTGATGGCTAG
- a CDS encoding C39 family peptidase, whose amino-acid sequence MLVIFFVWQVPKNQIENIEINQANTTIEVLVEERKDLKPPAVVKTETNNEQIKVETTISKLVDQVVPFTSQAPFGGWSDERQQDGCEEASALMAVYWARGDKLSKLVAWEKISDISDFELRNYGEYRDITLDDVVDHVFKDYFSYEKVELQANVSIDDIISELNKGNLVLAPMDGQKLHNPYFTAPGPERHMIVIRGYDPTTKEFITNDPGTKRGEAYRYNEDILYEAIRVYPTGYHEEIKKDERSMIIVRK is encoded by the coding sequence ATGTTGGTAATTTTTTTTGTATGGCAAGTACCAAAAAATCAAATTGAAAACATAGAAATTAATCAAGCAAATACAACAATAGAAGTTTTAGTAGAGGAACGTAAAGACCTGAAGCCACCAGCAGTAGTAAAGACAGAGACAAATAATGAGCAAATTAAAGTTGAGACTACGATAAGCAAATTAGTAGACCAAGTCGTACCATTCACTTCACAGGCTCCATTTGGGGGCTGGAGCGACGAAAGACAGCAAGATGGCTGTGAGGAAGCCTCGGCATTAATGGCTGTCTATTGGGCTAGGGGAGACAAATTAAGTAAGTTGGTTGCTTGGGAGAAAATTTCTGATATATCAGACTTTGAATTAAGAAATTATGGAGAATATCGCGACATAACATTGGACGATGTTGTTGATCATGTATTTAAAGATTATTTCAGTTACGAAAAAGTAGAGTTACAAGCTAACGTATCAATTGATGATATTATTAGCGAACTAAATAAGGGCAATCTTGTCCTCGCACCAATGGATGGACAAAAATTACATAATCCTTACTTTACTGCACCCGGGCCAGAAAGACATATGATAGTCATTCGAGGCTATGATCCAACAACTAAAGAATTCATTACAAATGATCCGGGTACGAAAAGAGGGGAGGCTTACCGTTATAACGAAGATATTTTATACGAAGCTATAAGAGTTTATCCGACTGGTTACCATGAAGAAATTAAAAAAGACGAAAGATCAATGATCATAGTTAGAAAATAA
- a CDS encoding helix-turn-helix domain-containing protein: protein MKEKCEYQFYTVEEIAKILKVSKMTIFRYIKSGKLKAIKVGQWRIKKEDFDKFIK from the coding sequence ATGAAAGAAAAATGTGAATATCAGTTCTATACAGTAGAAGAAATAGCAAAGATTTTAAAAGTTAGTAAGATGACTATTTTTAGGTATATCAAAAGCGGTAAGTTAAAAGCTATTAAGGTTGGTCAATGGAGAATTAAAAAAGAAGATTTTGATAAATTTATTAAGTAA
- a CDS encoding cation:proton antiporter, translating into MENILFSITPDFTLFFELSIVIAIGVIIAIAMRLMRQPLIISYIITGLIVGPFVFNFIKSFETFNLFSEIGIAILLFTVGLNLTPNVIKQFGKVSAVAGIGQVIFAFSIIFSVCLMLGWTPIVAAYVAIALSFSSTIIILKLISDKKELESLYAKISVGFLLIQDIIALILLFSIPLLSTPDRSWLSILIMFCKGATLTFLVWLIAHKVLKPLNSFLSHSQELLFIFSVSWGFIIAALFKAAGFSLETGALVAGVALAVMPSRHEISARLVTLRDFFIVVFFIMLGAQMVLTGITAILPAAIILSLFVLIANPLILMTIMGIFGYRKRTSLKTALTVGQISEFSLILVALGVKLGHVDSKILSLVTLVALITIFFSTYMIQYSENIYKVLESFLSIFERKINREQKVIKYNYSVVLFGCSRIGSDFIEVFNKKKKKFLVVDYDPETVENLAASDMQVEYGDATDINFLESLNFKDLEIVISTIPTAESNVLILETVRRSNKKATIMMVSHSIKDALKLYSLGADYIILPHFLGGRYAADMLVKLDGQFGRRKFSGLKNRHLDYLQKKLNLGHEHPTNSN; encoded by the coding sequence ATGGAAAACATCCTATTTTCAATCACTCCTGACTTTACACTTTTTTTTGAACTAAGCATCGTCATTGCGATTGGCGTCATTATTGCTATTGCTATGAGGTTAATGCGCCAGCCGCTAATTATTAGCTATATTATAACTGGTTTGATTGTCGGGCCGTTTGTGTTTAATTTTATAAAATCTTTTGAAACGTTTAATCTTTTCAGCGAGATTGGAATTGCGATTTTACTATTTACCGTTGGTCTAAATTTAACACCGAATGTAATTAAGCAATTCGGGAAGGTATCTGCCGTCGCTGGAATTGGTCAAGTAATTTTTGCTTTCAGTATTATATTCTCGGTTTGTTTGATGCTAGGCTGGACTCCAATCGTCGCCGCGTACGTAGCTATCGCCTTATCTTTTTCTAGCACCATCATCATTCTAAAGCTAATATCCGACAAAAAAGAACTTGAATCATTATATGCTAAAATCTCAGTTGGTTTTTTACTTATTCAAGATATTATTGCCCTGATATTACTGTTCTCAATTCCTTTGCTATCAACACCTGATCGCAGCTGGTTATCTATTTTAATAATGTTTTGCAAGGGAGCGACTCTCACTTTTCTAGTTTGGCTAATAGCACATAAAGTTCTTAAACCGCTTAACTCCTTCTTATCTCATTCACAAGAACTTCTCTTTATCTTTTCTGTTAGCTGGGGATTTATAATTGCTGCTTTATTTAAGGCCGCGGGATTTTCACTCGAAACAGGTGCTTTAGTAGCCGGTGTTGCTCTCGCTGTCATGCCATCGCGACATGAAATAAGTGCGCGCTTAGTCACCCTAAGAGATTTCTTTATTGTTGTCTTTTTCATAATGCTGGGTGCTCAAATGGTACTAACAGGAATAACTGCAATATTACCAGCGGCGATTATATTGTCTTTGTTCGTCTTAATCGCTAATCCGTTAATTCTTATGACTATTATGGGAATCTTCGGTTACCGAAAACGAACAAGTTTAAAAACTGCCCTGACTGTCGGTCAGATTAGCGAATTTTCCTTGATCTTAGTTGCCTTAGGAGTAAAGTTAGGTCATGTTGATTCTAAAATTTTATCATTAGTAACTCTTGTAGCTCTAATAACCATATTCTTTTCAACTTACATGATCCAATATTCTGAGAATATTTACAAAGTCCTTGAATCATTTTTATCAATTTTTGAAAGAAAGATTAATCGAGAACAAAAAGTTATTAAGTATAATTATTCAGTAGTATTGTTTGGTTGCAGTAGAATCGGGTCAGACTTTATAGAAGTTTTTAATAAAAAGAAAAAAAAGTTTTTAGTCGTTGATTATGATCCGGAAACCGTTGAAAATTTAGCTGCATCTGATATGCAAGTTGAATACGGCGACGCTACTGACATTAACTTTTTAGAATCATTAAACTTTAAAGATTTAGAAATTGTTATTTCTACAATTCCGACAGCAGAGTCAAATGTGTTGATTTTAGAAACCGTTCGTCGTTCAAATAAAAAGGCGACGATTATGATGGTTTCGCATAGCATCAAAGACGCTTTGAAGCTTTACAGCTTAGGTGCTGATTATATTATTTTGCCTCACTTCCTTGGTGGTAGATATGCGGCAGATATGTTAGTAAAACTCGATGGTCAATTTGGTCGGCGCAAATTCAGTGGTCTTAAAAACAGACATCTTGATTATTTACAAAAGAAATTGAACTTAGGACACGAACATCCAACTAACTCAAACTAG